One genomic window of Magnetovibrio sp. PR-2 includes the following:
- a CDS encoding tetratricopeptide repeat protein → MKRLLFATVALMILAGVTYVTLGSKPEMSPEVLKKMKLVSRFKDILPKAEAGSAADQYKIAIMYETGDGTKKDPREAVKWLMKAAEQGYPDARVKLGISYANGEMVRQDYFLAAKYYRLAATFNNNPEAQFRLGELHFNGRGVDHDYNKATKYYEQAAAQGHGAAQYILSSMYEEGWGLKRDLIKAYIWMKLAVNRRDQVIAVNKKYDPAKKIKILVKKMNRFQIETAEKQLKKMAASAK, encoded by the coding sequence ATGAAGCGATTGCTGTTTGCCACTGTTGCCTTGATGATCCTTGCGGGCGTGACTTATGTCACGCTTGGCTCAAAGCCGGAAATGAGCCCTGAAGTCTTGAAAAAGATGAAGCTGGTTTCGCGCTTTAAAGATATTTTGCCCAAAGCCGAGGCCGGCAGCGCCGCCGACCAATACAAAATCGCGATTATGTATGAAACTGGGGACGGCACCAAAAAGGATCCGCGTGAAGCGGTCAAATGGCTGATGAAGGCGGCCGAACAAGGCTATCCCGACGCGCGCGTAAAACTGGGGATATCTTATGCCAACGGTGAAATGGTGCGCCAAGATTACTTCTTGGCGGCGAAGTACTACCGTTTGGCGGCAACGTTTAACAACAATCCAGAAGCCCAGTTCCGTTTAGGCGAATTGCATTTCAATGGGCGCGGTGTTGATCACGATTACAACAAAGCCACTAAATATTATGAACAGGCCGCTGCCCAAGGGCATGGGGCGGCGCAGTACATCCTCAGCTCCATGTATGAAGAAGGCTGGGGGCTCAAACGCGATTTGATCAAGGCCTACATCTGGATGAAGTTGGCGGTGAACAGACGCGATCAAGTGATTGCGGTGAACAAAAAGTACGACCCGGCCAAAAAGATCAAAATCTTGGTCAAAAAAATGAACCGTTTTCAAATTGAAACAGCGGAAAAACAGCTCAAGAAAATGGCTGCCAGCGCGAAGTGA
- a CDS encoding CvpA family protein: MHWLDILVIGVLVISGAFAYGRGFVHEVLSIASWVGAVFATMYLTPAVEHFTLQFIQDPFFATLATGAVVFIGTLVILNLVIKRISSDVKASALGPLDRALGFLFGVLRGAIIVCLVWIGYQWMTPEDEQPEWIYETRTMPFVQQGADMLSALAPAQAQDPNAKEPKSGSKQGTKSLFDKAITPVPKAPEKDKSGGYGNKERSEMDRLFELNK; encoded by the coding sequence ATGCATTGGCTCGACATCCTTGTCATCGGCGTATTGGTCATTTCCGGCGCGTTTGCATACGGGCGCGGTTTTGTCCACGAAGTCCTGTCCATCGCGTCATGGGTCGGCGCCGTGTTCGCCACCATGTACTTAACCCCTGCCGTCGAACACTTTACCCTTCAATTCATCCAAGACCCCTTTTTCGCCACGCTTGCGACCGGAGCCGTGGTCTTCATCGGCACCTTGGTGATCTTGAACCTGGTCATCAAACGCATCTCCAGCGACGTCAAAGCCAGTGCCCTTGGCCCCTTAGACCGGGCCTTGGGCTTTTTATTTGGGGTATTGCGTGGAGCCATCATCGTGTGCCTCGTGTGGATCGGTTATCAGTGGATGACCCCCGAAGACGAACAGCCCGAATGGATTTACGAAACCCGCACCATGCCGTTCGTCCAACAAGGTGCGGATATGCTCAGCGCCTTGGCCCCGGCCCAGGCCCAAGACCCGAATGCAAAAGAGCCGAAGTCCGGCTCGAAACAAGGAACCAAATCACTTTTCGACAAAGCCATCACGCCCGTTCCCAAAGCCCCCGAAAAAGACAAGTCCGGTGGATACGGGAATAAGGAACGCTCCGAAATGGATCGGCTTTTCGAACTCAACAAGTAG
- a CDS encoding MarC family protein translates to MDHAQMIEIGLVAFTTIFATMGPVDVAALFAVLTKGTPAPERRKLAFRGVAIAAAILLAFALFGDAVLSRLGITLSAMRMAGGILLLLIAINMVFARPSGDSSTTDDEYNEAKSKQDISVFPLATPLIAGPGTMGAVVLLTAESGGDWLHWGLAVGALLANLLLTLVLLMMAGQVQRVLGVTGLNVIARVTGVLLAALAVQFMFDGLAASPLLS, encoded by the coding sequence ATGGACCACGCACAAATGATTGAAATCGGCTTGGTGGCGTTCACCACCATCTTCGCTACCATGGGGCCTGTGGATGTGGCGGCGTTGTTTGCTGTGCTGACCAAGGGCACCCCAGCACCGGAACGGCGAAAACTTGCCTTTCGCGGCGTTGCCATAGCAGCAGCCATCCTGTTGGCCTTCGCCCTGTTCGGCGATGCGGTGTTGTCACGCTTGGGCATTACCTTGAGCGCCATGCGCATGGCGGGTGGTATCTTGTTGCTTTTAATCGCCATCAACATGGTTTTTGCCCGCCCATCCGGTGACAGCTCCACCACCGACGACGAATACAACGAAGCCAAATCGAAACAGGACATTTCCGTCTTCCCCCTCGCCACGCCTTTGATTGCCGGGCCGGGCACCATGGGTGCGGTGGTCCTGTTGACGGCGGAAAGTGGTGGTGATTGGCTCCATTGGGGCCTTGCCGTGGGCGCATTGTTGGCGAACTTGCTCCTCACCCTAGTGCTGCTAATGATGGCCGGGCAAGTCCAGCGTGTGCTCGGCGTGACGGGGCTGAATGTGATTGCGCGGGTAACAGGTGTCCTTCTGGCCGCTTTGGCAGTGCAATTTATGTTCGACGGCCTCGCCGCAAGCCCCCTTTTGAGCTGA
- the purF gene encoding amidophosphoribosyltransferase — MTTRTLTETMPEDDHFHDECGVFGVYNHPDASALTALGLHALQHRGQEAAGVVSFGGKRFHSHRALGSVGDNFNSEDVIDRLEGPMAIGHVRYSTSGGTVMRNVQPLFADLVFGGFAIAHNGNLTNARKCRNDLVERGSIFQSTSDTETILHRVATSEYRKVLDKLTDALGGVEGAYSLVALTRQKLIGVRDPSGVRPLVIGKIGDDGHVLASETCALDIIGAEYVRDVEPGEIVVFSEKGMQSLKPFPEQPSRFCIFEYIYFARPDSVINGHNVYEVRKNIGKELARESLVEADMIVPVPDSGVPSAIGFAEESGIPFDLGIIRSHYMGRTFIQPSDNIRHLGVKLKHNANRDWIKGKRLVLVDDSIVRGTTSVKIVEMMRNAGAAEVHMRISSPPTTHPCFYGIDTPDKDKLMASRMTVDEMAAHIGVDSLAFISYDGLYRAVGQNGRNDDMPQYCDACFTGEYPIALVDHEGGANGAQLTLLSEE, encoded by the coding sequence ATGACCACGCGCACTTTGACCGAGACCATGCCCGAAGACGATCACTTCCACGACGAATGCGGCGTCTTTGGTGTCTATAACCACCCAGACGCATCGGCGCTCACCGCCTTGGGGCTTCATGCCCTACAGCACCGCGGACAAGAAGCTGCGGGCGTCGTCTCGTTTGGCGGAAAGCGCTTTCACAGCCACCGCGCCCTGGGCAGTGTCGGCGACAACTTCAATTCCGAAGACGTCATCGACCGCCTCGAAGGCCCCATGGCCATCGGTCATGTGCGCTATTCCACATCGGGTGGCACCGTCATGCGCAACGTTCAACCGCTGTTCGCCGATTTGGTGTTCGGCGGTTTTGCCATTGCCCACAACGGCAACCTGACCAACGCCCGCAAGTGCCGCAACGACTTGGTTGAGCGCGGCAGCATCTTTCAGTCCACATCCGATACGGAAACCATCCTGCACCGCGTCGCCACCAGCGAATACCGCAAGGTGTTGGACAAACTTACCGATGCCCTGGGCGGCGTCGAAGGGGCATATTCTTTGGTCGCGCTCACCCGTCAAAAACTCATCGGCGTGCGCGACCCGTCGGGCGTGCGCCCGCTGGTGATCGGCAAAATCGGTGATGACGGCCACGTGTTGGCGTCGGAAACCTGTGCGCTGGACATCATTGGTGCCGAATACGTGCGAGACGTCGAACCCGGCGAGATCGTGGTGTTTTCCGAAAAAGGCATGCAAAGCCTGAAGCCGTTCCCCGAACAGCCGTCACGGTTTTGCATTTTCGAATACATCTACTTCGCCCGGCCCGACAGTGTCATCAACGGCCACAACGTCTATGAGGTGCGCAAAAACATCGGCAAAGAGCTCGCCCGCGAAAGCTTGGTCGAAGCCGACATGATCGTGCCCGTACCCGACAGCGGCGTGCCGTCGGCCATCGGCTTTGCAGAAGAAAGCGGCATCCCGTTCGATCTGGGCATCATCCGCAGCCACTACATGGGCCGCACGTTTATTCAGCCGTCCGACAACATCCGTCACCTAGGCGTGAAGCTGAAGCACAACGCCAACCGCGATTGGATCAAAGGCAAGCGCTTGGTGCTGGTGGACGATTCCATTGTGCGCGGCACCACGTCGGTGAAGATCGTTGAAATGATGCGCAACGCAGGAGCTGCCGAAGTCCACATGCGCATTTCCAGCCCGCCCACCACGCACCCGTGTTTTTACGGCATCGACACGCCCGACAAAGACAAGCTGATGGCGTCCCGCATGACGGTAGACGAAATGGCTGCGCACATCGGCGTCGACAGCTTGGCCTTCATTTCCTACGACGGCCTGTACCGCGCTGTCGGTCAAAATGGCCGCAATGATGACATGCCTCAATACTGTGATGCCTGTTTCACCGGCGAATACCCCATCGCGTTGGTTGACCACGAAGGCGGTGCGAACGGTGCACAACTCACATTGCTGTCCGAAGAATAA
- a CDS encoding thioredoxin family protein gives MAVETPICDFGWKAPDFSLPGVDGKTYRLSDVQGENGTLVVFMCNHCPYVLAVLERLIRDVRDLQAKGIGVVAINSNDPSQYADDSFDNMVKMAEQNSFPFPYLFDESQEVARSYDAVCTPDFFGFDKGLGLQYRGRLDASRKETAPADAKRELFDAMAQVAKTGQGPADQIPSMGCSIKWRV, from the coding sequence ATGGCCGTGGAAACGCCGATTTGCGATTTTGGCTGGAAAGCCCCGGATTTCAGCTTGCCGGGGGTGGACGGCAAGACCTATCGCCTGTCCGACGTACAAGGCGAGAACGGCACGCTGGTGGTGTTTATGTGCAACCACTGCCCCTACGTCCTGGCCGTATTGGAACGTCTGATCCGTGATGTGCGTGATCTGCAGGCCAAGGGCATTGGCGTGGTTGCGATCAATTCCAACGATCCCAGCCAATATGCCGACGATTCTTTCGACAACATGGTCAAAATGGCAGAGCAAAACAGCTTCCCGTTCCCCTATCTGTTCGACGAAAGCCAAGAAGTCGCACGCAGCTATGACGCTGTTTGCACCCCGGATTTCTTTGGGTTTGACAAGGGCTTAGGCCTGCAATACCGCGGCCGTTTGGACGCCTCGCGCAAAGAAACCGCCCCCGCAGACGCCAAACGCGAACTGTTCGACGCCATGGCCCAAGTCGCAAAAACCGGTCAAGGGCCGGCCGACCAAATCCCGTCCATGGGCTGTTCGATCAAGTGGCGGGTCTGA
- a CDS encoding DUF3253 domain-containing protein produces MTDTDTDTDKKPAKDDPVATAILSALSDGGVWSFEKVAKQIAEARRRPKDGPQLWRKYLQAVKQQAVFLARQGRVEIVRKGQVADPNDFKGIVRIRLPKS; encoded by the coding sequence ATGACTGATACAGACACCGATACTGACAAAAAGCCCGCCAAGGACGATCCCGTTGCCACCGCTATTTTGAGCGCGTTAAGCGATGGAGGGGTGTGGAGCTTTGAAAAAGTCGCCAAGCAAATCGCCGAAGCGCGTCGCCGTCCCAAGGACGGGCCGCAACTGTGGCGCAAATATCTTCAGGCTGTGAAACAACAAGCCGTATTTTTGGCGCGCCAAGGCCGGGTCGAGATTGTGCGCAAAGGCCAAGTGGCCGACCCCAACGATTTCAAAGGGATCGTGCGCATCCGCTTGCCAAAATCCTAA
- a CDS encoding GAF domain-containing sensor histidine kinase, which translates to MAQAPLQPVVFTEYLDAVRFPHQLKSGLYAANLQDKYATKELKLVVTQSGPAANFLKHNPDLFPGVPRLFVNPPPVIAGQSQNNSANAVITAKADIVAAFSEMLKLMEPKRIVVVGDSVTPLVQGYVKELKGAFGTNTGGTTVDYIFDTPLEDVLSQVVSYKSGTVIFYVLVFSDREGNAYVPFHVVKRLSEVAPVPVFSHWDSLMGSGIVGGYMLSAESVGTLAAEHILSITQNGAPPARTKDGKLGLKHIYDWRALQKFGIAEKRLPDGAKVVQKAPPFWVEYRVHLSLAVVGVFLLALAAAVWILALRRAVAKRRSELLINDETLKFISQKGWEESGENFFDSLAKYLGKILSVDYVLIDKLLRDGVTAETVSFYVKGEIAQSVDYPLGGTPCENVMGKNYCCYPDRIQERFPDDYLLGDMEAESYAGIPLWDSKKNPIGLIAVLDTAPLDNIERVKTVLRLVAMRASQELEHRVYEEHLITARAEAEAANQAKSEFLAAMSHDLRTPLNAIMGFSQIMETQTFGPLGDPHYEDYAQSINQSGALLVSLIDDILDISKVEAGKYKLDPQTLEVDKLICNSVDMVTSIATSSKIEIITDFDHGAVKLSADERSLIQIFNNVLSNAVKFSKPHDTILIKTGLDDNNGLILTVQDNGIGMSQEDIERATRPFEQADSARARRHKGTGLGLYLCQNLMILHGGKLEIKSQVEHGTTVKLTFPPNRTIILNPL; encoded by the coding sequence TTGGCGCAAGCCCCTCTACAGCCGGTAGTTTTCACGGAATATCTGGATGCGGTTCGGTTCCCCCACCAGTTGAAATCGGGGCTGTATGCGGCGAACTTGCAAGACAAGTACGCCACAAAAGAGCTGAAGTTGGTGGTCACGCAATCGGGGCCTGCGGCGAACTTTCTCAAACACAACCCGGACCTTTTTCCCGGTGTGCCCAGGTTGTTCGTTAACCCCCCTCCAGTTATTGCGGGGCAATCCCAAAATAATTCTGCAAACGCTGTCATTACCGCCAAAGCCGATATCGTTGCGGCATTTTCCGAGATGCTGAAACTGATGGAGCCTAAGCGCATCGTGGTGGTCGGCGATTCCGTAACCCCTCTGGTTCAGGGGTATGTGAAAGAATTAAAGGGTGCGTTTGGCACGAACACAGGCGGAACCACGGTGGATTACATTTTCGACACCCCTTTAGAGGATGTCTTGTCGCAAGTGGTTTCCTATAAATCTGGGACGGTCATTTTTTATGTTCTTGTCTTCAGTGACCGTGAGGGCAACGCCTATGTTCCTTTCCATGTGGTCAAGCGTCTTTCCGAAGTCGCTCCTGTACCCGTCTTCAGTCATTGGGACAGTTTGATGGGCAGTGGAATTGTCGGCGGGTATATGTTGAGCGCAGAGAGTGTTGGCACCCTTGCTGCAGAACACATTTTGTCCATCACTCAAAATGGAGCACCTCCTGCACGCACCAAAGATGGAAAGCTGGGGCTGAAGCACATCTATGATTGGCGCGCTTTGCAAAAGTTTGGTATCGCGGAAAAACGGTTGCCGGATGGCGCGAAAGTTGTTCAAAAGGCACCACCGTTTTGGGTGGAGTACCGCGTTCATCTGAGCTTAGCCGTGGTCGGTGTGTTTCTTTTGGCTTTAGCTGCGGCTGTTTGGATTCTAGCCCTCAGAAGGGCGGTCGCCAAGCGTCGCTCAGAGCTATTGATCAATGACGAAACATTGAAATTCATCTCTCAAAAAGGCTGGGAAGAGAGCGGTGAAAACTTTTTCGACAGCTTGGCGAAGTACCTTGGAAAAATCTTAAGCGTGGATTACGTCCTGATTGACAAGTTACTTCGCGATGGCGTTACGGCGGAAACAGTTTCGTTCTATGTGAAGGGGGAAATTGCACAAAGTGTCGATTATCCTTTAGGCGGGACACCTTGCGAAAACGTCATGGGTAAAAACTATTGTTGTTATCCCGATCGTATCCAAGAGCGTTTTCCCGATGATTATTTGTTAGGGGACATGGAGGCCGAAAGCTACGCCGGGATACCGCTTTGGGATTCGAAAAAGAACCCGATCGGACTTATTGCGGTCTTAGACACGGCTCCCTTGGACAATATTGAGCGCGTGAAGACGGTCTTGCGCTTGGTTGCGATGCGCGCTTCGCAGGAGCTGGAACACAGGGTTTATGAAGAACACTTGATTACGGCCCGCGCCGAAGCTGAAGCTGCGAACCAGGCCAAGTCGGAATTCTTGGCAGCTATGAGTCACGATTTGCGCACGCCGCTCAATGCGATTATGGGATTTTCGCAGATCATGGAAACCCAAACATTCGGCCCATTGGGGGATCCGCATTATGAAGATTATGCACAGTCCATCAATCAAAGCGGCGCGCTATTGGTGAGCTTGATCGACGATATTCTCGACATTTCCAAAGTCGAGGCTGGGAAGTATAAACTCGACCCCCAGACATTGGAGGTCGACAAGCTGATCTGTAATTCTGTGGATATGGTTACCTCCATTGCGACAAGTTCGAAAATTGAAATTATCACGGACTTCGATCACGGTGCGGTAAAACTCTCTGCGGATGAGCGCTCTCTGATTCAAATTTTCAACAACGTGTTGTCGAATGCCGTGAAGTTTTCCAAACCACACGACACAATTCTCATCAAGACAGGGTTGGATGACAACAATGGCCTTATCTTGACGGTTCAAGATAATGGCATCGGTATGTCGCAAGAAGATATCGAACGGGCTACACGTCCGTTTGAACAGGCCGATAGTGCCCGTGCACGCCGCCATAAGGGCACGGGGCTTGGTTTATATCTGTGTCAAAATTTGATGATCTTGCATGGCGGCAAACTTGAAATCAAAAGCCAAGTTGAACACGGCACGACGGTCAAGCTGACGTTCCCGCCTAACCGCACGATCATATTAAATCCGCTCTAG
- a CDS encoding outer membrane protein assembly factor BamB family protein produces the protein MTDTFNPIRLMSAALLAVSLTACESWMGGSEAPPLPGERISILKHESALIPETGIEDEGIRLPAPSPTPDWPQNGGYANHAMHHIEAAPRLVESWSSDIGSGRSSGERLTATPVIADGRIFTIDSDTEVRAFDVASGDRLWSNYLTPDDEDDGHITGGIAYDSGLVFIGTGFAEVFALDAQTGKVIWKENVSGPIRSAPTVRGGRVFVVSLDNKVHALAAKDGTQLWTHTGSSEQAMLLGSASPAVDQGVVIVPYTSGELVALKVDNGRQLWLDSLTARRRTDATAALAHIRANPVIDRGMVFALSHSGLMVAIDLRSGRRLWEKGIGGHESFWVAGDYLFTLTGNEELVALERKTGRIMWVTTLPRWEDPEDREGVITWTGPLLVSNRLIVASSNGVAVAISPYSGNILGSEDMPDGVSVPPVVAGQTVYFLADDATLAAYR, from the coding sequence GTGACTGATACATTCAACCCGATCCGTTTGATGAGTGCCGCGCTATTGGCGGTAAGCCTTACGGCTTGCGAATCATGGATGGGCGGTAGCGAAGCGCCGCCGTTGCCCGGCGAGCGTATCTCGATCTTGAAGCACGAAAGTGCGCTGATCCCGGAAACGGGCATCGAAGACGAAGGCATTCGCCTGCCCGCTCCCTCACCCACGCCCGACTGGCCGCAAAACGGCGGATACGCCAATCACGCCATGCACCATATCGAAGCGGCCCCGCGTTTGGTCGAATCTTGGTCCTCGGACATTGGTTCAGGGCGCAGCTCCGGTGAACGCTTGACGGCAACGCCGGTCATTGCGGACGGGCGCATCTTCACCATCGACAGCGATACCGAAGTTCGCGCCTTTGACGTGGCTTCCGGCGATCGGCTTTGGTCGAACTATCTGACCCCGGACGACGAAGACGACGGCCACATCACAGGCGGCATTGCTTACGACAGTGGCTTAGTGTTTATCGGCACCGGCTTTGCCGAAGTGTTTGCTCTCGACGCCCAAACCGGGAAAGTGATTTGGAAAGAAAACGTCAGCGGTCCGATCCGCTCGGCCCCGACCGTGCGTGGCGGACGGGTCTTTGTCGTTTCTCTCGACAACAAAGTCCACGCCTTGGCGGCAAAAGACGGCACGCAACTGTGGACCCATACGGGATCGAGCGAGCAAGCCATGCTGCTGGGATCGGCCAGCCCGGCTGTGGACCAAGGCGTTGTCATTGTGCCCTATACCTCCGGCGAATTGGTTGCGCTGAAAGTTGATAACGGACGCCAACTGTGGTTGGACAGTTTGACCGCGCGTCGGCGCACGGATGCGACGGCTGCATTGGCGCACATTCGTGCCAACCCGGTGATTGACCGGGGCATGGTCTTTGCGCTGAGCCACTCTGGCCTCATGGTCGCCATCGATCTGCGCAGCGGGCGCCGTCTTTGGGAAAAAGGCATCGGCGGACATGAATCGTTCTGGGTCGCAGGCGACTATCTGTTCACGTTGACGGGCAACGAAGAACTGGTGGCCTTGGAACGCAAAACCGGACGCATCATGTGGGTCACCACATTGCCGCGCTGGGAAGACCCGGAAGACCGCGAAGGTGTGATCACATGGACCGGACCGTTGTTGGTCTCCAACCGCTTGATCGTCGCCAGCTCCAACGGTGTGGCCGTGGCGATCTCGCCCTACTCCGGCAATATCTTGGGCAGCGAAGACATGCCCGACGGTGTCTCTGTCCCGCCTGTCGTCGCAGGACAGACGGTCTATTTCTTAGCAGACGACGCCACTTTGGCTGCATACCGTTAA
- the cobD gene encoding threonine-phosphate decarboxylase CobD, whose protein sequence is MNELDIIKLGQKPVLHGGDPKAAEARFGVPKQGWVDLSTGINPKPYPLGDIPAEVFARLPFKSELDDLLAAARKAYGVPDEAGIVASAGTQALIQLAPTLFDPGDVTIMGPTYGEHAPAWRGAGHNVVEVGSICAQAAEPSPFGVSVHPNNPTGRLQAVDGLVAMAGELFDRGGALVVDEAFIDVVPDLSITPHAGCDGLIVLRSFGKFYGLAGLRLGFAITTPDLAERLNEKIGPWAVSGPALYAGTKALSDPSWADQTRKDLSVAMTQLNKMLTHAGLRYVGGTDLFTLVEHEDAQAIYEKLGRAGILVRPFDYNTHWLRFGLPGTQEHWQRLEAALKS, encoded by the coding sequence ATGAACGAATTGGACATCATCAAACTGGGCCAAAAGCCCGTCCTGCACGGTGGCGATCCCAAAGCCGCCGAGGCACGTTTTGGCGTTCCCAAACAGGGCTGGGTGGATTTATCGACAGGCATCAATCCCAAGCCTTATCCCCTTGGCGATATCCCCGCAGAAGTTTTCGCGCGGTTGCCGTTCAAATCTGAACTGGACGATTTGCTGGCGGCAGCGCGCAAGGCCTACGGCGTGCCGGATGAAGCCGGAATTGTGGCGTCTGCAGGCACCCAGGCGTTGATCCAGTTGGCACCGACGTTGTTTGATCCCGGTGACGTCACCATTATGGGGCCAACGTATGGTGAACACGCACCGGCTTGGCGTGGTGCAGGGCACAACGTGGTCGAAGTCGGTAGCATTTGTGCCCAAGCGGCGGAACCGTCACCTTTTGGTGTCTCCGTCCATCCCAACAATCCCACAGGCCGCTTGCAGGCCGTCGACGGCCTCGTCGCCATGGCGGGCGAGCTGTTTGATCGGGGTGGGGCGTTGGTGGTTGATGAAGCCTTCATCGACGTTGTGCCGGATTTATCCATCACACCGCATGCCGGGTGCGACGGCTTGATCGTTTTGCGCTCGTTTGGGAAGTTTTATGGTCTTGCAGGCCTGCGCCTGGGCTTCGCCATCACCACACCGGATTTGGCGGAACGATTAAACGAAAAGATCGGTCCTTGGGCGGTGTCGGGCCCGGCTTTATATGCTGGAACGAAAGCCTTGAGCGACCCGTCCTGGGCGGACCAAACGCGCAAAGATCTTTCGGTCGCGATGACGCAGTTGAACAAGATGCTGACCCACGCAGGCTTGCGATATGTGGGGGGCACCGATCTGTTCACCCTGGTCGAGCACGAAGATGCTCAAGCGATTTACGAAAAGCTGGGCCGTGCGGGCATTTTGGTGCGTCCGTTCGACTACAATACCCATTGGCTACGTTTCGGCTTGCCGGGGACGCAAGAGCATTGGCAGCGCCTAGAAGCTGCTCTCAAAAGCTAA
- a CDS encoding SDR family NAD(P)-dependent oxidoreductase, protein MPDKILEGRVALITGASRGIGRSLAKCFAEQGAHLILTARTQGALEELDDELRSAGYEAPTLVPCDLTDFGVIDKIGGAIYERFGKLDVFVGNAGTLGTLAPISHIDPKEWQHVLDINLTANWRLIRSLDPLLKGSDAGRAILVTSSVGHQPRAFWGSYAVSKAGVEMVAGIYAEECEKTNVRVNMINPGGTRTAMRAEAMPGEDPETVKSPEAINHLFLELASPACTANGTLVTAEDELKSGHTEYEL, encoded by the coding sequence ATGCCAGATAAAATCCTCGAAGGCCGCGTAGCCCTGATCACCGGAGCGTCTCGCGGCATTGGCCGATCCCTCGCCAAGTGTTTTGCCGAGCAAGGTGCACACCTGATCTTGACCGCACGCACCCAAGGCGCTCTGGAAGAGCTGGACGACGAACTGCGCTCCGCTGGCTATGAAGCCCCCACTCTGGTGCCGTGCGACCTGACGGATTTTGGCGTGATCGACAAAATCGGCGGCGCAATCTACGAACGCTTTGGCAAGCTCGATGTGTTTGTCGGTAACGCGGGCACTTTGGGCACCTTGGCCCCGATTTCCCACATTGATCCCAAAGAATGGCAACACGTCTTAGACATCAACCTCACCGCCAACTGGCGTTTGATCCGGTCTTTGGATCCGCTGTTGAAGGGATCGGACGCGGGGCGCGCCATCTTGGTCACGTCCAGCGTCGGCCACCAGCCGCGTGCGTTCTGGGGCAGCTATGCGGTGTCCAAAGCTGGTGTGGAAATGGTCGCAGGCATTTATGCCGAAGAATGCGAAAAAACCAACGTGCGCGTCAACATGATCAACCCCGGCGGAACCCGCACCGCCATGCGCGCCGAAGCTATGCCGGGCGAAGACCCCGAAACGGTTAAATCACCTGAAGCCATCAATCATTTGTTCTTGGAACTGGCCTCACCGGCCTGCACCGCCAACGGAACATTGGTGACGGCGGAAGACGAGCTCAAATCCGGACATACTGAATACGAGCTCTAG
- a CDS encoding DUF2659 family protein gives MADQTDDGLIREVDEELREEQMKRLWQRYGKFVVGTAVLIVAIVAGNQIWQSQQLSARSEDSAKYFDAQLLAASGNTQEALKAMQTLAGSASTGYGVLAQFQEAALMAESGDHSGASQLYQHIARDTLGDVALSGLANVMSAMVEVNAGGYDRAALEFRLGAMSENTHPYRFSARELLALIAMEHGDSEKAKAVLNALIDDQATPQNLRLRAQSMLQGLGS, from the coding sequence GTGGCCGACCAAACCGATGACGGACTGATCCGCGAAGTTGATGAAGAACTTCGCGAGGAGCAAATGAAACGACTGTGGCAGCGCTACGGCAAATTTGTCGTGGGCACCGCTGTGTTGATCGTCGCCATTGTGGCCGGCAACCAGATCTGGCAAAGCCAGCAGTTGTCCGCCCGGTCCGAAGACAGCGCAAAATACTTCGACGCCCAACTGCTGGCGGCGTCTGGCAACACCCAAGAGGCTCTCAAAGCCATGCAGACTCTGGCGGGCTCCGCCTCCACCGGATATGGGGTTCTGGCTCAATTCCAAGAAGCCGCACTGATGGCTGAAAGCGGCGACCATAGCGGTGCATCGCAACTGTACCAACACATCGCGCGCGACACGCTTGGCGATGTCGCCCTGTCGGGATTAGCCAACGTCATGTCGGCCATGGTTGAGGTCAACGCAGGCGGCTATGATCGTGCGGCTTTGGAATTCCGTCTGGGCGCCATGTCCGAAAACACGCACCCTTACCGCTTCAGTGCGCGTGAGCTTTTGGCCCTCATCGCCATGGAACACGGCGACAGCGAAAAAGCCAAGGCGGTGTTGAACGCCTTGATTGACGATCAAGCCACGCCGCAAAATTTGCGTCTGCGCGCACAAAGCATGCTGCAAGGACTGGGCTCTTAA